The following are encoded in a window of Mycobacteroides chelonae CCUG 47445 genomic DNA:
- a CDS encoding class I SAM-dependent methyltransferase has product MMTLDEIAQKHGTDKSSLNHNYTAIYEPLLEPLRDKPITLLELGWGGHEDPDSGGNSARTWAEYFTHPGAEIIVVELESKNVRPEDDERITLWQGSQDDQAMIDQIAAVYGPFDVIIDDASHLSSKTIRSFELLFRHVTPGGIYAVEDTHASYHEHYYGSMEANEDPEKRRRDGEFTMMQFFQRLTDEVNYRGRTELDLFPSRYAWNVPVESIAFYFNMLVAKRR; this is encoded by the coding sequence ATGATGACACTCGATGAGATCGCACAGAAGCACGGCACTGACAAGTCATCGCTGAATCACAACTACACGGCGATCTATGAGCCACTACTAGAACCGCTGCGCGACAAGCCGATAACACTGCTGGAGCTAGGCTGGGGTGGTCACGAGGACCCCGACAGCGGCGGTAACAGCGCGCGCACATGGGCCGAGTACTTCACCCATCCTGGCGCCGAGATCATCGTGGTCGAGCTGGAGTCCAAAAACGTAAGACCAGAAGACGACGAGCGAATCACCCTCTGGCAGGGCTCGCAGGACGATCAGGCGATGATCGATCAGATCGCAGCGGTGTACGGCCCGTTCGATGTGATCATTGATGACGCAAGTCATCTGTCGTCCAAGACGATTCGCTCATTCGAGCTGCTGTTTCGTCATGTGACACCAGGCGGCATCTACGCCGTGGAGGACACGCACGCGTCCTACCACGAGCACTACTACGGGTCGATGGAAGCCAACGAGGACCCCGAGAAGCGCAGACGTGATGGTGAGTTCACCATGATGCAGTTCTTTCAGCGGTTGACCGATGAGGTCAACTACCGCGGGCGCACAGAGCTTGACCTGTTCCCCTCGCGATACGCCTGGAACGTGCCCGTTGAGTCCATCGCGTTCTACTTCAACATGCTGGTTGCGAAGCGGCGATGA
- a CDS encoding phage portal protein produces MTTAIALPSLQLSKDEQAVLMDLTTQLQRHQGENLIKEQYYEAKRRMEDLKIAIPPTLSNLMCCVGWPAVAVDSLVERLNFEGWSYEGDGEDRDPLGLDEIFLENDLDVESDVNHTDGLMYGTSFVAVSSGLDDEPEVVVTVESPRNMTAIYDPRTRRATSAFLQIVDREQRVVGGRLILPNEIIALECVPMELSAAGVGNMRVVDRNKHNLERVLVAQMINRPRSGARGRNGHSEITETLISHTQSGMRTLANMEVAREYLASPQRAVLGAKESFFVGEDGKPVPAWKSYIGRMIALERDEYGEIPDIKEFKGASLESFFGQMRTLSQLVSSEIAVPANYLGFETDNPPSADAIRSLEGRHVKRAEQRQKTFGRGWSETARLCVMVREGKKFNELPGEIRKVRPQWRDAATPTFAATSDAVTKLIDKGVYTPTSRVTRDKLGISRADQRQMEIDDKKTTVTNLVASVRQGVENARQDSQVASLADRRAASVGQPG; encoded by the coding sequence ATGACCACTGCAATCGCGCTGCCGTCGCTTCAATTGTCGAAGGACGAACAAGCCGTACTGATGGATCTGACTACTCAGCTCCAGAGGCACCAGGGCGAGAACCTGATCAAAGAGCAGTACTACGAGGCCAAGCGCCGAATGGAAGACCTAAAAATCGCCATTCCGCCAACGCTTTCCAACCTGATGTGCTGCGTAGGTTGGCCCGCCGTCGCCGTTGACAGTCTGGTAGAGCGGCTGAACTTTGAGGGCTGGTCATACGAGGGTGACGGCGAGGACCGCGACCCGCTGGGGCTCGATGAGATCTTCCTGGAGAACGATCTCGATGTCGAGTCGGATGTCAACCACACAGACGGCCTGATGTACGGAACCTCCTTTGTGGCTGTTTCTTCCGGTCTCGATGATGAGCCTGAAGTGGTCGTGACGGTGGAGTCGCCGCGGAACATGACCGCGATCTACGACCCTCGGACGCGTCGCGCCACCTCGGCGTTCTTGCAGATCGTTGACCGTGAGCAGCGGGTGGTAGGTGGGCGGTTGATACTGCCCAACGAAATCATCGCCCTGGAATGCGTTCCCATGGAACTCAGCGCGGCGGGCGTGGGCAATATGCGTGTGGTCGACCGCAACAAACACAATCTAGAGCGCGTGCTTGTGGCGCAGATGATCAACCGGCCACGGTCGGGTGCGCGCGGCCGCAATGGTCACTCTGAGATCACCGAAACCCTTATCTCGCATACACAGTCGGGTATGCGGACCCTGGCCAACATGGAGGTGGCCCGCGAGTACTTGGCATCCCCGCAGCGGGCGGTGCTCGGCGCGAAGGAATCGTTCTTTGTCGGCGAGGACGGTAAGCCAGTCCCGGCGTGGAAGTCCTACATCGGCCGCATGATCGCGCTGGAGCGCGACGAGTACGGCGAGATCCCGGACATCAAGGAATTCAAGGGCGCCAGCCTGGAATCGTTCTTCGGCCAGATGCGCACCCTCAGCCAGCTCGTATCCTCCGAAATCGCAGTCCCTGCAAATTATTTGGGCTTTGAGACAGACAACCCGCCATCTGCCGACGCGATCCGGTCGCTAGAGGGTCGCCACGTCAAACGCGCAGAGCAGCGCCAGAAGACATTTGGCCGCGGCTGGTCGGAGACCGCGCGGCTGTGCGTGATGGTGCGTGAAGGCAAGAAGTTCAACGAACTGCCCGGCGAGATTCGCAAGGTACGCCCCCAGTGGCGCGACGCCGCAACGCCGACCTTCGCGGCCACATCCGACGCGGTGACCAAGCTCATCGACAAGGGCGTTTACACGCCGACATCGCGTGTCACCCGCGACAAGCTGGGAATCAGTCGGGCTGATCAGCGACAGATGGAGATTGACGATAAGAAGACGACGGTCACGAACCTCGTCGCGTCGGTCCGTCAGGGTGTCGAGAATGCGCGCCAGGACAGCCAGGTAGCGTCCCTGGCTGACCGTAGAGCGGCATCTGTTGGCCAGCCTGGTTGA
- a CDS encoding ADP-ribosyltransferase, with product MASLVEQAQALQGVLGDLTTLSTKDLVGLYKKLESDGATGADLLDAFKAVFPEVVQPYVEAASQVANQWYGELAPDEPYTPKAVDAIDAVPQDRMMNSLEWAFRAAGTAHPLTRLTGSAQRMVFDGARATILRNADAEKVKYSRLASPGACEFCRVMATRGAVYRSAHAAQAGHDNCHCVPAVARGKLKFQRPGYYQDWDAEYIDTVKQLEAEQIKPTLNAVLSKMRANELAASDSGPTLVAMSTKKSPAPADMAKWLDAEKQHQYDVSAWLSAEKSHTKKLAKAAAQAKYVAKKKATAEWLAAEQQHQADVSAWLVAEKDFTKKKAKAAAQAKYVANKKAAANTVAWLKAEQVYNEQQTLLEMAAEAAKASAKVAAMANAAANVDLKKASKALAAAKHAAKKKGDTTKYDALAKMTPAEYAASKGGVAAPKATTTITAKVTTPETAATAGIGTVSTATKPKAVVGALTDSPSALASTGQVLGTHGATVYTDSTSQKWLVKGPKNPNDQFLVTLDAASAELQAKSGLTTPAMYIMTVGGKRQSVQYMFPGSKSAFPSGVDLSTISEPDLLTIQKHHALDWLMGNHDSHAGQFIRAGSGEIVGIDKGQAFKYFTGDKLDWNYHPNVKHGTPEPIYNTLFRQYAEGKPGKLLNPSGGELADYIQGLQAIPDKEIRNLFRPYAEGAVKQGKLLVEANGSTPTNNVDAFLEAVVARKNGLANDLSAYYVKAVEKRLTKTKVKGEVTTVTPGMTITQGDFLPPTPIPTGPTPVLSGDALKKAGKALASAKYLAKKKGDTANFAQLSKMTPEQYWQMKNGNGPSQPVAAQSVTKPAKGTKSAKLLEWEKEFLKTSGSSGFFQPVKAYAVEKGIKLSEAIPEFDKEFGIAALTTDQLANLLGYYDVGVQTKWLGKYGDALGDDMAKNVLDKLKAQGNSKIKEPPKPVVIKQGTKYTPEHEQPAGELAKLGKTVIANSKAPVGSADNPHVFDASGKAVEWQQFGSLMSPQNASAWKSDQHSAIKSYTGSGYSTMNAHAREDKVPSAKTKALDSAFYEHNPFEEHIVLSRGTHAVEFNDENSLGMKFSFGADIDALKVLEGETYISKSFLSTSITTTPAFHNPVRVLYKMKPGQRGIFVSGTPDGMDQLTSVGTHEREVILPRNQKMKVLEVRKSTGSSQFKVDVIVEVVDQPV from the coding sequence TTGGCCAGCCTGGTTGAGCAGGCTCAAGCGCTCCAGGGCGTTCTGGGTGATCTTACTACGCTGTCCACCAAAGATCTTGTGGGCCTGTACAAGAAGCTCGAAAGCGACGGCGCGACGGGTGCCGACCTGCTGGACGCGTTCAAGGCCGTTTTCCCCGAGGTTGTACAGCCCTACGTCGAGGCCGCATCCCAGGTCGCGAATCAGTGGTACGGGGAGCTGGCACCTGATGAGCCCTACACACCAAAAGCGGTTGACGCGATTGACGCGGTGCCACAAGACCGCATGATGAACTCGCTGGAGTGGGCGTTTCGCGCAGCTGGCACCGCTCATCCGCTGACCCGGCTGACGGGTTCGGCACAGCGCATGGTGTTCGACGGTGCTCGCGCGACGATTCTGCGCAACGCCGACGCCGAGAAGGTCAAGTACTCGCGCCTGGCGTCGCCGGGTGCGTGCGAGTTCTGCCGAGTGATGGCCACGCGCGGAGCGGTATACCGCAGCGCTCACGCGGCGCAGGCCGGCCATGACAACTGCCATTGCGTGCCGGCTGTCGCTCGCGGAAAGCTCAAGTTCCAGCGTCCGGGGTATTACCAGGACTGGGACGCCGAGTACATCGACACGGTCAAACAGCTCGAAGCTGAGCAGATCAAGCCGACGCTCAACGCGGTCCTGTCGAAAATGCGGGCCAACGAACTGGCCGCGTCAGACAGCGGGCCAACACTGGTAGCGATGTCTACCAAGAAGTCACCGGCGCCAGCAGACATGGCCAAGTGGCTTGATGCCGAGAAACAGCATCAGTACGACGTGTCAGCGTGGTTGTCGGCCGAGAAGAGTCACACCAAGAAGTTGGCCAAGGCCGCGGCGCAGGCCAAATACGTGGCCAAGAAGAAGGCGACCGCCGAATGGCTGGCGGCCGAGCAGCAGCACCAGGCCGACGTGTCGGCGTGGCTGGTGGCCGAGAAGGACTTCACCAAGAAGAAAGCGAAGGCGGCGGCGCAGGCCAAGTATGTGGCCAACAAGAAGGCCGCCGCCAATACCGTCGCGTGGCTCAAAGCCGAGCAGGTCTACAACGAACAGCAGACATTGCTTGAGATGGCAGCCGAGGCAGCCAAGGCATCCGCGAAGGTCGCCGCAATGGCCAACGCGGCGGCGAACGTCGATCTCAAGAAGGCGTCCAAGGCGCTGGCGGCGGCCAAGCACGCGGCGAAGAAGAAGGGCGACACCACCAAGTACGACGCACTGGCCAAGATGACACCCGCCGAGTATGCGGCATCCAAGGGTGGGGTGGCCGCGCCGAAAGCCACGACAACGATCACCGCGAAGGTCACCACCCCGGAGACCGCGGCGACGGCGGGCATCGGCACCGTCAGCACCGCCACCAAGCCCAAGGCTGTCGTTGGTGCGCTGACCGACTCACCGAGCGCTCTCGCCAGCACCGGCCAGGTTCTCGGTACTCACGGCGCCACCGTGTACACCGACTCCACGTCTCAGAAGTGGTTGGTCAAGGGTCCCAAGAACCCGAATGATCAATTCCTGGTCACGCTGGATGCGGCATCCGCTGAGCTGCAAGCGAAGTCGGGCTTGACTACACCGGCGATGTACATCATGACGGTAGGCGGCAAGCGTCAGTCCGTTCAGTACATGTTCCCCGGCAGCAAGAGTGCCTTTCCTTCTGGGGTTGACCTGTCCACAATCAGTGAACCTGATCTGTTGACGATCCAGAAGCATCACGCGCTCGACTGGCTGATGGGTAACCACGACAGTCATGCCGGGCAGTTCATCCGTGCTGGTAGCGGTGAGATTGTCGGAATCGACAAGGGCCAAGCTTTCAAGTATTTCACCGGCGACAAGCTGGACTGGAACTATCACCCCAACGTCAAGCACGGCACGCCAGAACCCATTTACAACACGCTGTTTCGACAGTACGCCGAAGGCAAGCCCGGTAAGTTGCTCAATCCCTCGGGCGGCGAGCTAGCGGACTACATCCAAGGTCTACAGGCGATCCCAGACAAGGAGATCCGCAACCTATTCCGGCCCTACGCCGAGGGTGCGGTCAAACAGGGAAAGCTGTTGGTCGAGGCCAACGGTAGCACTCCGACGAACAATGTTGACGCGTTCCTAGAAGCCGTTGTTGCCAGAAAGAACGGTCTCGCAAACGATCTGAGCGCGTACTACGTCAAGGCTGTCGAAAAGCGCCTGACGAAAACCAAAGTCAAGGGTGAGGTCACCACCGTGACGCCGGGGATGACCATCACGCAGGGTGACTTCCTACCACCAACTCCGATCCCGACTGGTCCGACGCCGGTCCTGTCTGGAGACGCGCTCAAGAAGGCTGGTAAGGCGCTCGCATCAGCCAAGTACCTGGCGAAGAAGAAGGGGGACACCGCCAACTTCGCTCAACTGTCGAAGATGACACCCGAGCAATACTGGCAGATGAAGAACGGCAATGGGCCTAGCCAACCTGTTGCGGCACAGTCTGTTACGAAGCCTGCGAAGGGGACAAAGTCCGCCAAGTTACTTGAATGGGAAAAAGAATTCCTGAAGACGTCCGGGTCGAGTGGGTTCTTCCAGCCTGTCAAGGCGTACGCGGTCGAGAAGGGTATCAAGCTCTCCGAGGCCATCCCCGAATTCGACAAAGAGTTCGGTATCGCGGCGCTCACCACTGATCAGTTGGCGAACCTGCTGGGCTACTACGACGTTGGGGTCCAGACCAAATGGCTCGGCAAGTACGGTGACGCACTCGGCGACGACATGGCCAAGAATGTGCTGGACAAGCTCAAAGCCCAGGGTAACTCCAAGATCAAAGAACCTCCGAAACCTGTTGTCATTAAACAGGGGACGAAGTACACCCCCGAGCATGAGCAGCCCGCGGGCGAGCTGGCCAAGCTCGGCAAGACGGTTATCGCCAACTCCAAGGCCCCCGTCGGATCTGCCGACAACCCGCACGTTTTCGATGCCAGCGGCAAGGCGGTTGAGTGGCAGCAGTTCGGCTCGCTGATGTCGCCACAGAATGCCTCGGCTTGGAAATCCGACCAGCACAGTGCCATCAAGTCGTACACCGGCAGCGGCTACAGCACAATGAACGCACACGCTCGCGAAGACAAAGTGCCGTCAGCCAAAACCAAGGCGCTCGATTCGGCGTTCTACGAGCACAATCCGTTTGAGGAGCACATCGTGCTCAGCCGCGGTACGCACGCTGTCGAGTTCAACGACGAGAACAGTCTGGGAATGAAGTTCAGTTTCGGCGCTGACATCGATGCGCTCAAGGTGCTGGAGGGTGAGACGTACATCTCCAAGTCCTTCCTGTCCACGTCGATCACCACCACGCCGGCATTCCACAACCCGGTTCGCGTGCTCTACAAGATGAAGCCAGGTCAGCGCGGCATCTTCGTCTCGGGTACACCAGACGGAATGGATCAACTGACCTCCGTCGGAACCCACGAGCGCGAGGTTATCCTTCCCCGTAACCAGAAGATGAAGGTGCTGGAAGTGCGCAAGTCAACCGGGTCGTCACAGTTCAAGGTTGACGTGATCGTGGAGGTGGTGGATCAACCTGTCTAA
- a CDS encoding phage major capsid protein, translated as MAGVDINRTTNGVLLPPAVSQQIWQNVQQASIIQQLVPQIDLPAGGLSIPIITGDPQAEWVDETDEKPVSRGSLSSKNIKGYTLAVIVPFSNQFKRDLPGLYNALVSRLPRVLAKKFDRTCLGFDPSPGTGFDTLAAAPTASIATNVYDGYVDALESVASVEGSDVERWVLTSQAEIAALGAKDTMGRPIFIDSVTREGRVEREILARPVSKTPHAYKAGSPSTVGFGGEWSTAMWGYVEGLSIDISSQASLTDGAETLNLWQRNMFAVRVEFEVGFAVRDVNRFVRITGANAAPGS; from the coding sequence ATGGCTGGTGTGGACATCAATCGGACTACAAACGGGGTGCTTCTGCCCCCGGCTGTGTCCCAGCAGATCTGGCAGAACGTCCAGCAGGCTTCGATCATTCAGCAGCTCGTGCCGCAGATTGATCTTCCCGCTGGTGGCCTGTCCATCCCGATCATCACGGGAGATCCCCAGGCCGAGTGGGTCGATGAGACCGACGAGAAGCCGGTAAGCCGCGGATCGCTGAGTTCCAAGAACATCAAGGGCTACACGCTTGCCGTGATCGTCCCGTTCTCGAACCAGTTCAAGCGCGACCTTCCGGGCCTATACAACGCTCTCGTCAGTCGCCTTCCGCGTGTCCTTGCCAAGAAGTTCGACCGTACGTGCCTGGGGTTCGACCCCTCGCCCGGTACTGGATTCGACACTCTCGCGGCTGCGCCGACCGCTTCGATCGCTACCAACGTCTACGACGGCTACGTCGATGCGCTGGAGTCTGTCGCTTCGGTCGAGGGCTCTGACGTCGAGCGCTGGGTTCTCACCTCTCAGGCTGAGATCGCCGCGCTGGGCGCCAAGGACACCATGGGTCGCCCAATCTTCATCGACTCGGTTACCCGTGAGGGTCGCGTTGAGCGAGAGATTCTGGCGCGTCCCGTCTCCAAGACACCGCATGCCTACAAGGCCGGTTCGCCGTCCACCGTGGGCTTCGGCGGCGAGTGGTCCACCGCAATGTGGGGCTACGTGGAGGGCCTGTCCATCGACATCTCCAGCCAGGCGAGCCTGACTGATGGTGCCGAAACGCTGAACCTGTGGCAGCGCAACATGTTCGCAGTCCGCGTCGAGTTCGAGGTTGGTTTCGCCGTTCGCGACGTTAACCGCTTCGTCCGCATCACGGGCGCAAACGCCGCTCCGGGTAGCTAG